A window of the Brassica oleracea var. oleracea cultivar TO1000 chromosome C1, BOL, whole genome shotgun sequence genome harbors these coding sequences:
- the LOC106328104 gene encoding putative pentatricopeptide repeat-containing protein At3g15930: MLLRNPINPKASIFKLLFNDYSHFIAIPESCKTTTQFKQLHSQIIIQGLEPNPTIQKKLLLSWSSRLNGDIGYAYKLFVKMPEPDVVVWNNMIKGFSRVGCVKEGVRLYLNMLKKGVTPDGHTFPFLLSGLKPDCGKKLHCHVVKFGLGSNLYVQNGLVQMYSLCGLMDMARGVFDRGRKDDVFSWNLMISGCNRMKLYEESLRLFAEMERKLVIPTCVTLLLVLSACSKVRDKDLCKRVHGYVSGCAREPSLKLVNALVNAYAACGEMNIAVRIFNSMKIRDVISWTCIVKGFVDIGNLDLARMYFDDMQVRDRISWTIMIDGYLRADCFNESLDLFRAMQNAGMIPDEFTMVSVLTACAHLGALEIGEWVKTYIDKNKIKNDVVVGNALIDMYFKCGCCEKAQKVFHEMRQRDKFTWTAMVVGLANNGQGEDAIKVFFQMQDMSIQPDEITYLGVLSACNHSGMIEQAKDFFSKMRSDHRIEPSLAHYGCMVDLLGRAGLVKEAYEMIRNMPVNPNSIVWGALLSASRLHNDESMAELAAKKILELEPDNGAVYALLCNIYAACERWEDLREVRKEMVDVAAKKIPGCSLIDVNGVTYEFVCRDKSHLQSEEIYRKLEELAQESTFARHLPSELLFEAG; encoded by the coding sequence ATGCTTCTTCGAAATCCAATTAACCCTAAAGCATCGATTTTTAAGCTACTCTTCAATGACTACTCTCATTTCATCGCAATCCCCGAGAGCTGCAAAACAACGACCCAATTCAAGCAACTACACTCCCAAATCATCATTCAAGGTCTAGAACCAAACCCAACAATCCAAAAGAAGCTTCTACTCTCCTGGTCTAGTCGCTTAAATGGCGACATTGGTTATGCCTATAAGTTGTTCGTGAAAATGCCCGAACCAGACGTGGTTGTATGGAACAATATGATCAAGGGTTTTTCCAGAGTGGGTTGTGTCAAGGAAGGAGTTAGATTGTATTTGAATATGTTGAAGAAAGGTGTGACTCCTGATGGACACACGTTTCCCTTTTTGCTCAGCGGTCTTAAGCCGGATTGTGGTAAGAAGCTGCATTGCCATGTTGTGAAGTTTGGTTTAGGTTCTAACCTTTATGTGCAGAATGGTCTTGTGCAAATGTACTCGTTGTGTGGGCTGATGGACATGGCTCGTGGGGTTTTCGACAGGGGAAGGAAAGATGATGTCTTTTCTTGGAACTTGATGATCTCTGGGTGTAATAGGATGAAACTATATGAAGAAAGTTTGAGACTTTTCGCGGAGATGGAGAGGAAACTGGTTATTCCAACTTGTGTTACCTTGCTTCTGGTTCTCTCTGCTTGCTCTAAGGTTAGGGATAAGGATCTATGTAAAAGGGTTCATGGATATGTTAGTGGGTGTGCGAGAGAGCCTAGTTTGAAGCTGGTGAATGCTCTGGTCAATGCATATGCTGCTTGTGGGGAGATGAATATAGCGGTGCGGATTTTCAATAGTATGAAGATTAGGGATGTGATTTCTTGGACATGTATTGTTAAAGGGTTTGTCGACATAGGGAATCTAGATCTTGCAAGGATGTATTTTGATGATATGCAGGTGAGAGATAGAATCTCTTGGACTATTATGATCGATGGTTACCTACGAGCTGATTGCTTTAACGAATCTTTGGATCTTTTCCGTGCGATGCAAAATGCAGGGATGATACCGGATGAGTTCACCATGGTCAGCGTACTCACAGCTTGTGCCCATCTAGGTGCCTTGGAGATAGGTGAATGGGTTAAGACGTACATAGATAAGAACAAGATCAAGAACGATGTTGTTGTAGGGAACGCTTTGATCGATATGTACTTCAAATGTGGGTGTTGTGAGAAAGCGCAGAAGGTTTTCCATGAGATGCGCCAGAGAGACAAGTTCACTTGGACAGCCATGGTTGTCGGTCTTGCCAACAATGGACAGGGTGAAGATGCCATTAAAGTTTTCTTTCAAATGCAAGACATGTCGATACAACCAGATGAGATTACGTACCTCGGCGTGCTCTCTGCTTGTAACCATAGTGGTATGATAGAGCAAGCAAAAGACTTTTTCTCCAAGATGAGAAGCGACCATAGGATTGAACCGAGTTTAGCACATTATGGATGTATGGTTGACCTGCTTGGTAGAGCTGGACTGGTCAAGGAAGCGTATGAGATGATAAGGAACATGCCAGTGAATCCAAACTCGATTGTGTGGGGAGCTCTACTAAGTGCTTCTAGACTTCATAATGATGAATCAATGGCTGAGTTAGCAGCTAAGAAGATTCTCGAGCTGGAACCTGATAACGGGGCTGTTTATGCTTTGTTGTGCAATATATATGCAGCTTGCGAAAGATGGGAGGATTTGCGAGAAGTGAGAAAAGAGATGGTGGACGTAGCAGCCAAGAAGATACCAGGGTGTAGTTTGATTGACGTCAACGGTGTTACTTACGAGTTTGTTTGTAGAGACAAGTCACACCTTCAATCAGAAGAGATTTACAGGAAACTAGAAGAGTTAGCTCAAGAGTCGACGTTTGCAAGGCACTTGCCTAGTGAATTGTTGTTCGAGGCTGGGTAA
- the LOC106339078 gene encoding uncharacterized protein LOC106339078 — protein MASRRGQDPMPPGATEGAATRQASSSRSNSYPQMSLNAMFNAPARISHPHLHPDKLNGALWFSIDPSVNAFIRATWKAYYMGHWKSWRSVPDERRDSWWQTFQNFYWEQHFNDLVYALWKKETWTSIGERISTKKRKNKQPKYINENDRTTLMEYWATKPAKKKNNNAAKSRKSDPLGKGVFKHNAGPTVETGEPPSYTDLVRRTHTKKDGTFGDYRAEELVTQAEMEATQVSNTNSDRSPQSPSATSALSRILLNQAYLKN, from the exons ATGGCGTCAAGAAGAGGACAAGATCCTATGCCTCCTGGTGCCACGGAAGGGGCTGCAACCAGACAAGCTTCATCCTCCCGTTCAAATAGCTATCCGCAAATGTCTCTCAATGCCATGTTCAATGCTCCTGCTAGGATATCCCATCCACACCTCCATCCTGATAAGCTCAATGGAGCTTTATG GTTCTCTATTGACCCATCAGTGAATGCTTTCATCCGTGCAACATGGAAAGCATACTACATGGGACATTGGAAGAGTTGGAGGTCTGTCCCTGACGAAAGAAGGGATTCATGGTGGCAGACGTTT CAAAATTTCTACTGGGAGCAACATTTTAATGACTTGGTCTATGCTCTTTGGAAGAAGGAAACATGGACTTCGATTGGTGAACGGATTAGCACCAAGAAGAGGAAAAACAAGCAGCCAAAGTACATCAATGAGAATGACCGGACGACCCTTATGGAGTATTGGGCGACAAAACCAGCCAAGAAGAAGAACAATAACGCTGCTAAAAGCCGCAAGTCTGACCCTCTGGGTAAAGGGGTATTCAAGCACAATGCAGGACCG ACGGTTGAGACTGGTGAACCTCCATCCTACACAGACCTTGTCAGGAGGACACACACGAAAAAGGATGGGACTTTTGGGGACTATCGTGCAGAAGAACTGGTAACTCAAGCTGAGATGGAAGCTACTCAGGTCTCTAACACTAACAGTGATCGATCACCTCAAAGTCCATCAGCAACCTCAGCTCTTTCTCGCATTTTGTTAAACCAAGCTTATCTGAAG AACTAG
- the LOC106316580 gene encoding uncharacterized protein LOC106316580 produces the protein MSASVFVSGMAVGVPRLSSSSSVHRRLEPMKKKTMSSVKFVTSFRAPSPNSGTKRSFRVMVSGNRSEQQADNGQGTQEDLSYLLKLGAGSVAGAAIIKYGSVLLPEITTPNLTQALFIIFAPVVISVILLFRSSSSKNQN, from the exons ATGTCAGCTTCTGTATTCGTTTCAGGTATGGCGGTTGGAGTTCCGAGGCTCTCTAGCTCGAGCTCTGTTCACCGGAGATTGGAACCAATGAAGAAGAAGACCATGAGTAGTGTTAAATTCGTGACTAGCTTCCGAGCTCCCTCGCCAAACTCAGGGACAAAACGGTCATTTCGCGTAATGGTTTCCGGTAACCGATCGGAACAACAAGCAGATAACGGTCAAGGAACTCAG GAGGACTTGAGCTACCTGTTGAAGCTTGGAGCTGGGTCAGTAGCAGGTGCAGCTATAATCAAATACGGCAGCGTATTGCTCCCAGAGATAACAACACCTAACCTCACGCAAGCCCTCTTCATTATATTTGCTCCTGTTGTAATCTCTGTTATACTTTTGTTCCGATCATCTTCTTCCAAGAATCAGAACTAG
- the LOC106344347 gene encoding nuclear transcription factor Y subunit B-3-like, with product MADSDNDSGGHKDGGGASSREQDRFLPIANVSRIMKKALPANAKISKDAKETVQECVSEFISFVTGEASDKCQREKRKTINGDDLLWAMTTLGVEDYVEPLKVYLQKYREVEGERMTPGGRQGGKEGGGGSGGGMYGGVVTMGHHHQGHVYGGSGMN from the coding sequence ATGGCGGATTCCGATAACGATTCAGGCGGTCACAAGGACGGAGGCGGCGCGTCGTCGCGCGAGCAGGACAGGTTTCTCCCGATCGCGAACGTGAGCCGGATCATGAAGAAGGCGCTCCCGGCGAACGCGAAGATCTCAAAGGACGCGAAGGAGACGGTGCAGGAGTGCGTGTCGGAGTTCATAAGCTTCGTCACCGGCGAGGCGTCGGACAAGTGTCAGAGAGAGAAGAGGAAGACGATCAACGGCGACGATCTTCTCTGGGCGATGACGACGCTGGGGGTCGAGGATTACGTGGAGCCGTTGAAGGTTTACCTGCAGAAGTACAGGGAGGTGGAAGGCGAGAGGATGACCCCAGGAGGGAGACAGGGCGGTAAAGAGGGCGGCGGCGGAAGTGGAGGAGGGATGTACGGTGGGGTTGTGACGATGGGGCATCATCATCAAGGACACGTGTACGGTGGGAGTGGGATGAATTAG
- the LOC106316553 gene encoding myosin-4 isoform X2 produces MNLYADDLSLLDYNYNVSGPFGEPFSHRFLSPGPYFRGEDDDYRRNISYSLGGGEADKDSRVLSAEHRHDGKSPLPLGMDWSAPPRQWEGRNTVWPHDPRTGWSYCVTVPSWVDLPKSTVSDPAVFYRVQVAIQSPEGITSTRLILRRFNDFLDLYSSIKKEFVKKRLPQAPPKKRLRMKNQTLLEERRCSLEDWMNRLLTDIDISRNALIATFLELEAAVRSYFNDEYQENEDSSVDSRLLLPDTSSDVPGSSSVTADHVNDSSDETSDTSTMKHDEASLKNIVSRNSTSEDNVTDWHELITESGLLSRTDRAAETGTITGEASKSGEPNQDYMESHDDVQGNSYGADTETGKDVAIVFQSEERSKLKRVVDTLEQRLETAKADTEDLISRLNQELAVRQFLSTKVKDLEVELETTRESCKQGMEQTVLKEKERFTQIQWDMEELRKQCMEMESLLNSMKDEKEHIEMDELRDKFENLRKEHEELEVKSKAELKVLVKEVKTLRTTQSELRVELSRTMKEKLEMERVVQREKDRGETAKAANEKLMHECDVLQNRLQECNVKFQIEDESKSIMESSSPSEAIDLLATSDNRIGLLIAETQLLSEEHGGPDDVVRKILTEVLIDNARLRKQVNSVLRCSLSGHGVSVREARSEQEEEEDQEGSVDLASTVLSKILEK; encoded by the exons ATGAATCTGTACGCGGACGATCTCTCTCTACTCGATTACAACTACAACGTCTCCGGTCCCTTCGGCGAGCCGTTCTCTCACCGTTTCCTCTCTCCTGGTCCTTACTTCCGCGGCGAGGACGACGATTACCGCCGCAATATCAGCTACAGTCTCGGCGGAGGAGAAGCGGATAAAGATTCGAGGGTATTATCTGCGGAGCATCGCCATGACGGGAAGTCGCCGTTGCCTTTGGGCATGGATTGGAGCGCTCCTCCTCGTCAATGG GAAGGACGGAACACTGTTTGGCCACATGATCCTCGAACTGGTTGGAGCTACTGCGTCACTGTCCCTTCTTGGGTTGACCTTCCCAAATCAACTGTTTCTGATCCTGCTGTG TTTTATAGAGTGCAAGTGGCGATACAATCTCCCGAGGGAATCACCTCCACTAGGCTCATACTTCGAAGATTCAATGATTTCTTGGATTTATATTCCTCA ATTAAAAAGGAGTTTGTGAAGAAAAGGTTACCCCAGGCACCACCAAAGAAGAGACTGAGGATGAAAAACCAGACACTTTTGGAAGAA AGGAGGTGCTCTCTGGAAGATTGGATGAATAGGCTTTTGACAGATATCGATATATCCAGAAACGCTCTGATAGCAACATTCCTTGAGCTAGAAGCTGCTGTCAGGTCTT ATTTCAATGATGAATATCAAGAAAATGAAGATAGCTCTGTAGACAGTCGGCTGCTTCTACCTGACACCAGTTCTGATGTTCCTGGTAGTTCATCAGTTACCGCGGATCATGTCAACGACTCTTCTGATGAGACATCTGATACCTCAACAATGAAGCATGACGAAGCTAGTCTCAAAAACATTGTCTCAAGGAATTCAACTTCTGAAGATAATGTGACTGATTGGCATGAACTAATCACAGAATCTGGACTTCTTTCCAGAACTGATAGAGCTGCAGAAACTGGTACCATAACCGGAGAGGCGTCAAAATCCGGGGAACCTAACCAAGACTACATGGAGAGTCATGATGACGTTCAAGGAAACAGTTATGGTGCTGATACTGAAACAGGGAAGGATGTGGCGATTGTATTTCAATCCGAGGAGAGAAGTAAGTTAAAGAGGGTTGTTGATACGTTAGAGCAGAGACTGGAAACAGCAAAAGCTGACACGGAAGATCTTATCTCACGGCTTAATCAGGAGTTAGCTGTTCGACAATTTTTGTCAACAAAG GTGAAAGATTTAGAGGTTGAACTTGAAACAACCCGAGAGAGCTGCAAGCAAGGCATGGAGCAAACAGTTCTGAAGGAAAAGGAAAGATTTACTCAAATTCAGTGGGACATGGAGGAGCTTCGCAAGCAATGCATGGAGATGGAATCATTGTTAAACTCTATGAAG GACGAGAAAGAACATATTG AGATGGATGAGCTAAGAGACAAGTTTGAGAATTTGCGTAAAGAGCATGAAGAGCTGGAGGTGAAATCGAAAGCAGAGCTGAAGGTCCTTGTCAAAGAGGTCAAGACTCTCCGAACCACTCAATCAGAATTGAGAGTAGAGCTTAGCCGCACGATGAAAGAAAAGCTTGAGATGGAG AGAGTTGTTCAACGTGAGAAGGATAGAGGAGAGACTGCGAAAGCCGCAAACGAGAAGTTGATGCATGAGTGTGATGTTCTACAGAACCGTCTTCAAGAATGCAATGTCAAGTTCCAAATCGAAGATGAGAGTAAGTCAATAATGGAATCATCGTCTCCATCGGAAGCGATTGATCTACTAGCAACATCTGATAACCGAATAGGTCTTCTAATTGCTGAG ACACAGCTTCTTTCAGAAGAACATGGAGGACCAGATGATGTAGTAAGAAAGATTCTAACAGAGGTGCTGATTGATAATGCGAGGTTAAGGAAGCAGGTTAACTCTGTTCTTCGTTGCTCTTTGTCCGGACATGGAGTATCAGTCAGAGAAGCCAGATCAGAACAAGAAGAAGAAGAAGATCAAGAAGGGAGTGTTGATCTGGCAAGTACTGTTCTAAGCAAGATCCTTGAGAAATGA
- the LOC106316553 gene encoding kinectin isoform X1, translated as MNLYADDLSLLDYNYNVSGPFGEPFSHRFLSPGPYFRGEDDDYRRNISYSLGGGEADKDSRVLSAEHRHDGKSPLPLGMDWSAPPRQWEGRNTVWPHDPRTGWSYCVTVPSWVDLPKSTVSDPAVFYRVQVAIQSPEGITSTRLILRRFNDFLDLYSSIKKEFVKKRLPQAPPKKRLRMKNQTLLEERRCSLEDWMNRLLTDIDISRNALIATFLELEAAVRSYFNDEYQENEDSSVDSRLLLPDTSSDVPGSSSVTADHVNDSSDETSDTSTMKHDEASLKNIVSRNSTSEDNVTDWHELITESGLLSRTDRAAETGTITGEASKSGEPNQDYMESHDDVQGNSYGADTETGKDVAIVFQSEERSKLKRVVDTLEQRLETAKADTEDLISRLNQELAVRQFLSTKVKDLEVELETTRESCKQGMEQTVLKEKERFTQIQWDMEELRKQCMEMESLLNSMKDEKEHIETTNESLVQENEMLLQQMDELRDKFENLRKEHEELEVKSKAELKVLVKEVKTLRTTQSELRVELSRTMKEKLEMERVVQREKDRGETAKAANEKLMHECDVLQNRLQECNVKFQIEDESKSIMESSSPSEAIDLLATSDNRIGLLIAETQLLSEEHGGPDDVVRKILTEVLIDNARLRKQVNSVLRCSLSGHGVSVREARSEQEEEEDQEGSVDLASTVLSKILEK; from the exons ATGAATCTGTACGCGGACGATCTCTCTCTACTCGATTACAACTACAACGTCTCCGGTCCCTTCGGCGAGCCGTTCTCTCACCGTTTCCTCTCTCCTGGTCCTTACTTCCGCGGCGAGGACGACGATTACCGCCGCAATATCAGCTACAGTCTCGGCGGAGGAGAAGCGGATAAAGATTCGAGGGTATTATCTGCGGAGCATCGCCATGACGGGAAGTCGCCGTTGCCTTTGGGCATGGATTGGAGCGCTCCTCCTCGTCAATGG GAAGGACGGAACACTGTTTGGCCACATGATCCTCGAACTGGTTGGAGCTACTGCGTCACTGTCCCTTCTTGGGTTGACCTTCCCAAATCAACTGTTTCTGATCCTGCTGTG TTTTATAGAGTGCAAGTGGCGATACAATCTCCCGAGGGAATCACCTCCACTAGGCTCATACTTCGAAGATTCAATGATTTCTTGGATTTATATTCCTCA ATTAAAAAGGAGTTTGTGAAGAAAAGGTTACCCCAGGCACCACCAAAGAAGAGACTGAGGATGAAAAACCAGACACTTTTGGAAGAA AGGAGGTGCTCTCTGGAAGATTGGATGAATAGGCTTTTGACAGATATCGATATATCCAGAAACGCTCTGATAGCAACATTCCTTGAGCTAGAAGCTGCTGTCAGGTCTT ATTTCAATGATGAATATCAAGAAAATGAAGATAGCTCTGTAGACAGTCGGCTGCTTCTACCTGACACCAGTTCTGATGTTCCTGGTAGTTCATCAGTTACCGCGGATCATGTCAACGACTCTTCTGATGAGACATCTGATACCTCAACAATGAAGCATGACGAAGCTAGTCTCAAAAACATTGTCTCAAGGAATTCAACTTCTGAAGATAATGTGACTGATTGGCATGAACTAATCACAGAATCTGGACTTCTTTCCAGAACTGATAGAGCTGCAGAAACTGGTACCATAACCGGAGAGGCGTCAAAATCCGGGGAACCTAACCAAGACTACATGGAGAGTCATGATGACGTTCAAGGAAACAGTTATGGTGCTGATACTGAAACAGGGAAGGATGTGGCGATTGTATTTCAATCCGAGGAGAGAAGTAAGTTAAAGAGGGTTGTTGATACGTTAGAGCAGAGACTGGAAACAGCAAAAGCTGACACGGAAGATCTTATCTCACGGCTTAATCAGGAGTTAGCTGTTCGACAATTTTTGTCAACAAAG GTGAAAGATTTAGAGGTTGAACTTGAAACAACCCGAGAGAGCTGCAAGCAAGGCATGGAGCAAACAGTTCTGAAGGAAAAGGAAAGATTTACTCAAATTCAGTGGGACATGGAGGAGCTTCGCAAGCAATGCATGGAGATGGAATCATTGTTAAACTCTATGAAG GACGAGAAAGAACATATTGAGACTACAAATGAGTCACTTGTTCAAGAAAACGAAATGTTGCTGCAGCAGATGGATGAGCTAAGAGACAAGTTTGAGAATTTGCGTAAAGAGCATGAAGAGCTGGAGGTGAAATCGAAAGCAGAGCTGAAGGTCCTTGTCAAAGAGGTCAAGACTCTCCGAACCACTCAATCAGAATTGAGAGTAGAGCTTAGCCGCACGATGAAAGAAAAGCTTGAGATGGAG AGAGTTGTTCAACGTGAGAAGGATAGAGGAGAGACTGCGAAAGCCGCAAACGAGAAGTTGATGCATGAGTGTGATGTTCTACAGAACCGTCTTCAAGAATGCAATGTCAAGTTCCAAATCGAAGATGAGAGTAAGTCAATAATGGAATCATCGTCTCCATCGGAAGCGATTGATCTACTAGCAACATCTGATAACCGAATAGGTCTTCTAATTGCTGAG ACACAGCTTCTTTCAGAAGAACATGGAGGACCAGATGATGTAGTAAGAAAGATTCTAACAGAGGTGCTGATTGATAATGCGAGGTTAAGGAAGCAGGTTAACTCTGTTCTTCGTTGCTCTTTGTCCGGACATGGAGTATCAGTCAGAGAAGCCAGATCAGAACAAGAAGAAGAAGAAGATCAAGAAGGGAGTGTTGATCTGGCAAGTACTGTTCTAAGCAAGATCCTTGAGAAATGA
- the LOC106316570 gene encoding PTI1-like tyrosine-protein kinase At3g15890: MQLFTSCCGKGFEGKKKVETEPARKIFSLKELHSATNSFNYDNKLGEGRFGSVYWGQLSDGSQVAVKRLKAWNSREEIDFAVEVEILSRIRHKNLLSVRGYCDEGQERLLVYDYMPNLSLVSNLHGQQYSGECSLDSTARIKIAIRTAQALAYLHNHVVHGDVRASNVLLDSEFEPRVMDFGYGKLMPDDDEATKARSNNGYLSPECVASGKESEAGDVYSFGILLLELVTGKRPIERLNATTKRGITEWVLPLVYERKFGEIVDQKLEEEKVEEKLKKLVLVGVMCVQTEAEKRPTMSQVVEMLMNESKEKMSELEANPLFKNPCREESSDVISEEQQ, from the exons ATGCAACTTTTTACTAGCTGTTGCGGAAAAGGATTTGAAGG GAAAAAGAAAGTGGAGACAGAGCCAGCTCGGAAGATATTCTCATTGAAGGAGCTTCACTCAGCCACAAACAGTTTCAACTACGACAACAAACTCGGCGAAGGTCGCTTCGGCAGTGTCTACTGGGGTCAGCTCTCTGATGGTTCACAA GTTGCAGTCAAGAGACTCAAGGCATGGAACAGCAGAGAAGAGATTGACTTCGCTGTAGAAGTCGAGATTCTCTCCCGTATCCGTCATAAGAACTTGCTGAGCGTTCGTGGCTACTGTGATGAAGGACAGGAACGTCTTCTTGTATACGACTACATGCCGAACTTGAGCCTTGTCTCAAATCTTCATGGCCAGCAGTACTCAGGAGAGTGCTCTCTAGATTCCACCGCTCGGATAAAGATTGCCATAAGAACTGCGCAGGCCCTTGC ATACCTACACAATCATGTAGTCCATGGAGATGTCAGAGCGAGTAATGTGTTGCTAGACTCTGAGTTTGAGCCTCGTGTTATGGATTTTGGATATGGTAAACTGATGCCAGATGATGACGAAGCTACTAAAGCTAGAAGTAATAACGGTTATCTCTCACCAGAATGTGTTGCGTCAGGTAAAGAATCAGAAGCAGGTGATGTGTACAGTTTTGGTATCTTATTACTGGAGCTAGTTACTGGCAAGAGACCAATAGAGAGGCTAAACGCGACAACAAAGCGTGGGATAACCGAGTGGGTGTTACCGCTTGTGTACGAGAGAAAGTTTGGTGAAATAGTGGATCAGAAGCTGGAAGAGGAGAAAGTGGAAGAGAAGCTAAAGAAGCTTGTCTTGGTGGGAGTCATGTGTGTTCAGACAGAGGCGGAGAAGAGACCGACAATGTCTCAAGTGGTGGAGATGCTGATGAATGAATCAAAGGAGAAAATGTCTGAACTTGAAGCCAATCCTCTCTTCAAGAATCCATGTAGAGAGGAAAGCTCAGATGTGATCTCAGAAGAACAACAATAG